The Micromonospora sp. WMMD1102 genomic interval GGCTGGCGGCGGGTCGGCGGTTGGGTGTACGACGCCCCTCGTGACGTGTACGTGGCCCCGATTGCCAACGAGGGGCGGCGTTGATGGGCGCCGACCTGGCCGGGCCGTGGACGATCGGCGTGGTACGGCGCGGTAACGAACCGGCGCCAAGGTCGGATGCGCCGACGTACTGGTTGACGCAGATCCGCACCTACGACGACGGGGTCACCCGGCGGGACACGATGGCCTGCCATTACGGCACCGCAGACGAGGCGCAGCAGGATCGGGTACGTCGACTTCACGAGAGCCGGATCCCGTTTACCCAGGGTTCCGGGTGGATCGAGTTCCGGGACGATCCGCCCCGCCATGTGGAGCCGTGTCGGGTGCGGTTGGAGTACTCGACTAAGCAGCCGACGAGGGGGTGTTGACCGATGGCGAGACTGCTGGTCACTCGCGGCCTCCCGGGCAGCGGAAAGAGCACGTTCGCCCGGCGTTGGGTGGCCGAGAACCCGACCGGCCGGTACCGGGTGAACCGGGACGACCTGCGGGCGATGGGGCACGACTCGACGCACGTCAAGGCCGGCAAGGACTCCCCCGGCACGGAGCGGATCATCGTCGCCGCCCGGAACGCGATGGTGATGTCCCTGCTGCGGCGTGGCGTGGACGTGATCGTGGATGAGACGTGCCTTCCGGACAAGACGCTGCACAGCCTGCGGCAGTTCGCCGGCCGGGCTGGCGCCACCTTCGAGGTCGTCGACTTTCGGCATGTGCCGGTCGAGGTGTGCATCGCCCGTGACGCCCAGCGGACCGGTACGGCCCGGGTCGGCGAGGACGTGATCAGGGGCATGTGGGAGCGGCACCTTGCCGAAAGGTCGGTGGCGGTGTGAAGGCGATCCGCGTTCGTCACGAGCAGGCTCCGACTCCGATGGGCTGCCGCTGGTGTGGTGTCGGCCAGCGGGACCACGGCCAGCGGTGGGTTCCGGGCAAGGACTTTCACGGCTACGAGCCGCCTACCCAGAAGCAGATCAACGCCCGCCTCCGCGTGAAGTACAAGAGCCGGGTTCCGGTGCACCACCTACGTTGCCTGTCGTCGGACGCCGCTGAACAGTTCGCGCGTTTACTGCTGGACGCCGGCCGGCTTGTTCGGGTGGAGGCGGTCGACGGCTTGGTGGTGTTCCCGCACGCGCTGCCTCGGGTGGTGATCGAGGTTGCGAAGCTGGGCCGCGAGGTTGGTTTCGTC includes:
- a CDS encoding AAA family ATPase; this translates as MARLLVTRGLPGSGKSTFARRWVAENPTGRYRVNRDDLRAMGHDSTHVKAGKDSPGTERIIVAARNAMVMSLLRRGVDVIVDETCLPDKTLHSLRQFAGRAGATFEVVDFRHVPVEVCIARDAQRTGTARVGEDVIRGMWERHLAERSVAV